From the Pseudomonas sp. SORT22 genome, one window contains:
- the dnaQ gene encoding DNA polymerase III subunit epsilon: MPVTDGHRVIEIGCVELMGRRLTGRHFHVYLQPDRESDEGAIGVHGITDSFLLDKPRFAEVADEFFEFIQGAQLIIHNAAFDVGFINNEFALLGQHDRADISQHCTILDTLMMARSRHPGQRNSLDALCKRYGVDNSGRELHGALLDSELLADVYLSMTGGQTSLSLAGHGADGEEEGDDNRGSEIRRLPASRQPGRIIRASEQELELHMARLEAIAKSAGGPALWQQLSEAN, encoded by the coding sequence ATGCCGGTGACTGACGGCCACCGGGTCATCGAGATCGGTTGTGTCGAGCTGATGGGCCGGCGCCTGACCGGGCGCCATTTCCACGTCTACCTGCAGCCGGACCGCGAGAGTGACGAGGGCGCCATCGGCGTCCACGGCATCACCGACTCCTTCCTGCTCGACAAGCCGCGCTTTGCTGAAGTCGCCGATGAATTCTTCGAGTTCATTCAGGGCGCCCAGCTGATCATCCACAACGCGGCGTTCGACGTTGGCTTCATCAACAACGAATTCGCTTTGCTCGGTCAGCACGATCGCGCCGACATCTCCCAGCATTGCACTATCCTCGACACCCTGATGATGGCCCGCTCGCGTCATCCGGGGCAGCGCAACAGCCTCGATGCGTTGTGCAAACGCTATGGTGTCGACAACTCCGGCCGTGAGCTGCACGGCGCACTGCTCGACTCCGAGCTGCTGGCCGACGTCTACCTGAGCATGACCGGTGGCCAGACCAGCCTGTCGCTGGCCGGCCACGGTGCCGATGGCGAAGAGGAGGGCGACGACAACCGCGGCAGCGAAATTCGCCGCCTGCCTGCCAGTCGCCAGCCGGGGCGGATCATTCGCGCCAGCGAGCAGGAGCTCGAGCTGCACATGGCGCGTCTGGAAGCCATCGCCAAGTCCGCCGGTGGCCCGGCGCTGTGGCAGCAGTTGTCCGAAGCAAACTGA
- a CDS encoding extracellular solute-binding protein: MRPLLLLSLSLALSFPAGATISESHGYAQFGTLKYPAKFTHFDWVNPQAPKGGTLRAMAFGTFDTLNPYTFKGSSPVTTPNFLQYGVSELNETLMVGTGQYDPSGDEPTSSYGLIAGSVEYSEDRSWVVFNLRPEARFHDGKPITASDVAFSYRTLLKEGHPIYRTNLQEVKRVDILNPRRIRFVFKRAGNPLLILRLGEMPVLPAHYWKGRDFKATTFEPPLGSGPYRITQVQPGRRLVFERVKNYWGKDLAVNRGKYNVDRVEYEFYRDSAVAFEAFKAGEFDIYIEHQAKNWANGYNFPAVRRGDVIKAQIPHKIPTQTQGLFMNSRRATFSDARVRQALGLMLDFEWTNRALFSSAYQRATSYYPNSEFAASGLPVGKEWLLLAPYRKQLPAALFTEPYSVSHTDGRGINRQTLRQALELLGQAGWKLNGQRLLNSAGQPLKLELLLVNPNLERILQPYVENLASIGIEARLRTVDRAQYKQRLDQFDFDMILMTLNQTLSPGLEQWLYFHSSQASTKGSKNYAGVKDPVVDHLLDTLLAAQSREDQVAAARALDRVLLWQYYMIPNWYLDNHRLAYRNRFAFVATPPYTLGLNSWWIKPSEKAQ, translated from the coding sequence ATACGTCCCCTCCTGTTGCTGTCACTCAGCCTGGCCTTGAGCTTTCCCGCGGGCGCAACAATCAGCGAAAGCCACGGTTACGCCCAGTTCGGCACGCTCAAGTATCCAGCCAAATTCACCCACTTCGACTGGGTCAATCCGCAAGCGCCCAAGGGCGGCACCTTGCGCGCCATGGCATTTGGCACCTTCGACACCCTCAACCCCTACACCTTCAAGGGCTCAAGCCCGGTCACCACGCCGAACTTCTTGCAGTACGGGGTGAGCGAGCTGAACGAAACCCTGATGGTCGGCACCGGCCAGTACGACCCCTCCGGTGATGAGCCCACTTCAAGCTATGGCCTGATCGCAGGCTCGGTCGAGTACAGCGAAGACCGCAGCTGGGTGGTGTTCAACCTGCGCCCCGAAGCGCGCTTTCACGATGGCAAGCCGATTACCGCCAGCGACGTGGCGTTCTCCTATCGCACCCTGCTCAAGGAAGGCCATCCGATCTACCGGACCAACCTGCAGGAAGTCAAACGCGTCGATATCCTCAACCCGCGACGCATCCGCTTTGTCTTCAAGCGCGCCGGCAACCCGCTGCTGATCCTGCGCCTGGGCGAGATGCCGGTGCTGCCGGCACACTACTGGAAAGGCCGCGACTTCAAGGCCACCACCTTCGAGCCGCCTTTGGGCAGTGGCCCCTACCGCATCACCCAGGTTCAGCCCGGGCGACGCCTGGTGTTCGAGCGGGTGAAGAACTACTGGGGCAAGGACCTGGCGGTGAACCGCGGCAAGTACAACGTCGACCGCGTCGAGTACGAGTTCTATCGCGACAGCGCAGTGGCCTTCGAAGCCTTCAAGGCCGGTGAGTTCGACATCTACATCGAGCACCAGGCGAAGAACTGGGCCAACGGCTACAACTTCCCGGCGGTGCGCCGCGGCGATGTGATCAAGGCACAGATCCCGCACAAGATCCCAACCCAGACCCAGGGCCTGTTCATGAACAGTCGCCGGGCGACCTTCAGCGATGCGCGGGTTCGCCAGGCACTGGGGCTGATGCTCGACTTCGAGTGGACCAACCGCGCCCTGTTCAGCAGCGCCTACCAGCGCGCCACCAGTTACTACCCCAACAGCGAATTCGCCGCCAGCGGCCTGCCGGTGGGCAAGGAATGGCTGCTGCTGGCGCCCTACCGCAAACAACTGCCGGCGGCGCTGTTCACCGAGCCCTATTCGGTGAGCCACACCGACGGCCGAGGGATCAACCGCCAGACCTTGCGCCAGGCCCTCGAGCTGCTTGGCCAGGCCGGCTGGAAGCTCAATGGCCAACGCCTGCTCAACAGCGCCGGGCAACCCTTGAAGCTGGAACTGTTGCTGGTCAATCCGAACCTTGAACGGATCCTGCAACCTTATGTCGAAAATCTCGCCAGCATTGGCATCGAAGCACGCTTGCGCACGGTAGACCGGGCCCAGTACAAACAACGCCTGGACCAGTTCGACTTCGACATGATTCTGATGACCCTGAACCAGACCCTGAGCCCGGGCCTTGAACAATGGCTGTACTTTCACTCAAGCCAGGCCTCGACCAAGGGCAGCAAGAACTATGCTGGCGTGAAAGACCCGGTGGTCGATCACCTGCTCGACACCCTGCTGGCCGCCCAGAGCCGTGAAGACCAAGTGGCCGCCGCCCGCGCCCTGGACCGGGTGCTGCTGTGGCAGTACTACATGATTCCCAACTGGTATCTCGACAACCACCGCCTGGCCTACCGCAATCGCTTTGCCTTTGTGGCCACGCCGCCCTATACCCTGGGGCTCAACAGCTGGTGGATCAAGCCTTCGGAGAAAGCCCAATGA
- a CDS encoding LysM peptidoglycan-binding domain-containing protein codes for MSSTSRRTFNSVALTRLAQASALALAATLVGCQSTRQVDESDSVRAHNYQARAKQKPLIVPVKPVVEQAPQDVWERMRQGFVLQDGVAVNPRIEQQRLWFASNPSFLETAGDRGSLYIHYIVERLEERNMPLELALLPAIESAYNPMAYSRAHAVGLWQFIPSTGRYFNLRQTRFYDGRRDITASTNAALDYLTRLHDMFNGDWLLALAAYNAGEGTVSRAIERNEKLGLPTDYWNLPLPQETRDYVPKLLALSQVVMTPQAYGVNLNPIANEPYFEAVAIKDRLDLSRVAALAEIDEDELFQLNPAFKKRMTVDGPQQLLVPTAKAQLLTASLSNMKPEELLTLQPKKAVFEAAMAEAAPRTTTTRNSRYRVKRGDNLASIAKANKVSVKDLQRWNKLSGKNLKAGQTLVMQNAQPVGAKNQKKSTQYKVRKGDSLYLVAKRFNVEMQHLKRWNPRSGHALKPGQTLTVYLNH; via the coding sequence ATGTCGTCCACTAGCCGCAGAACCTTCAATTCCGTCGCCCTGACGCGCCTGGCCCAAGCCAGTGCGCTGGCCCTGGCCGCCACCCTCGTGGGCTGCCAGAGCACCCGTCAAGTCGACGAATCCGACAGCGTTCGCGCGCACAACTACCAGGCCCGGGCCAAGCAGAAGCCGTTGATCGTACCGGTCAAGCCGGTCGTCGAGCAGGCCCCCCAGGACGTCTGGGAGCGCATGCGCCAGGGCTTCGTGCTGCAGGACGGAGTTGCGGTCAACCCGCGCATCGAACAGCAACGCCTGTGGTTCGCCAGTAATCCTTCGTTCCTCGAAACCGCCGGCGACCGTGGCAGCCTGTACATCCACTACATCGTCGAACGCCTCGAAGAGCGCAACATGCCGCTGGAGCTGGCGCTGCTGCCGGCAATCGAGAGCGCCTACAACCCCATGGCCTACTCCCGGGCCCATGCGGTGGGGCTGTGGCAGTTCATTCCGTCCACCGGGCGTTACTTCAACCTGCGCCAGACCCGCTTCTACGATGGCCGTCGCGATATCACCGCCTCGACCAACGCCGCGCTGGACTACCTGACCCGCCTGCACGACATGTTCAACGGCGACTGGCTGCTGGCCCTGGCCGCCTACAACGCCGGTGAAGGCACGGTCAGCCGCGCCATCGAGCGCAACGAGAAGCTCGGCCTGCCAACCGACTACTGGAACCTGCCGCTGCCGCAGGAAACCCGCGACTACGTGCCCAAGCTGCTGGCCCTGTCGCAGGTGGTGATGACGCCGCAAGCCTATGGCGTCAACCTCAACCCGATTGCCAACGAGCCCTACTTCGAAGCCGTGGCGATCAAGGACCGCCTCGACCTGTCACGGGTCGCAGCCCTGGCCGAGATCGACGAAGACGAACTGTTCCAGCTCAACCCGGCCTTCAAGAAGCGCATGACCGTCGACGGCCCGCAGCAACTGCTGGTGCCGACCGCCAAGGCGCAACTGCTGACCGCTTCGCTGTCGAACATGAAGCCTGAAGAACTGCTGACCCTGCAGCCGAAAAAGGCCGTGTTCGAAGCTGCCATGGCCGAAGCCGCGCCGCGCACCACCACAACCCGTAACAGCCGTTACCGGGTCAAGCGTGGCGACAACCTGGCCAGCATCGCCAAGGCCAACAAGGTCAGCGTCAAGGACTTGCAGCGCTGGAACAAGCTTTCCGGCAAGAACCTCAAGGCCGGCCAGACCCTGGTGATGCAGAACGCCCAGCCGGTTGGCGCCAAGAACCAGAAGAAATCCACCCAGTACAAGGTGCGCAAAGGCGACTCGCTGTACCTGGTGGCCAAGCGCTTCAACGTCGAGATGCAGCATCTCAAGCGCTGGAACCCACGCAGCGGCCACGCCCTCAAGCCAGGCCAGACCCTGACCGTCTACCTCAACCATTGA
- the rnhA gene encoding ribonuclease HI, with amino-acid sequence MSDSVEIFTDGACKGNPGPGGWGVLMVCKGVEKELWGGERETTNNRMELMAAIKGLEALKRECEVLLVTDSQYVMKGITEWMVNWKKRGWKTAAKEPVKNADLWQLLDEQVGRHKVTWKWVRGHIGHHGNERADQLANRGVDEVRGLR; translated from the coding sequence ATGAGCGATAGCGTCGAAATCTTCACCGATGGTGCCTGCAAGGGCAACCCCGGCCCGGGCGGCTGGGGTGTGCTGATGGTGTGCAAGGGCGTTGAAAAGGAGCTGTGGGGCGGCGAACGCGAGACCACCAACAACCGTATGGAACTGATGGCGGCGATCAAGGGCCTGGAAGCGCTCAAGCGCGAGTGCGAAGTGCTGCTGGTCACCGACTCCCAGTACGTGATGAAAGGCATCACCGAGTGGATGGTCAACTGGAAAAAACGCGGCTGGAAAACCGCCGCCAAAGAACCGGTAAAGAACGCCGACCTCTGGCAGTTGCTCGATGAACAGGTGGGCCGGCACAAAGTGACCTGGAAATGGGTCCGCGGGCATATTGGCCATCATGGCAACGAGCGTGCCGATCAACTGGCTAACCGCGGTGTTGACGAGGTCCGTGGTCTGCGTTGA
- a CDS encoding methyltransferase domain-containing protein: protein MTDQAFAQADPQWLELISLARDWFAGPLGQMMLKEEQRLLEEELGRYFGGYLVHYGPCAEAPPKAPQVQRNVRLGAPLPGVEIVCEEQAWPLSEHAADVVVLQHGLDFSLSPHGLLREAASSVRPGGHLLIVGINPWSSWGVRRVFAHDALRKARCISPSRVGDWLNLLGFALEKRRFGCYRPPLASPAWQQRLAGWERIAGGWQSAGGGVYLLVARKMVVGLRPLRLERREPMGKLLPLPMAKVNRRHSEP, encoded by the coding sequence ATGACCGATCAAGCCTTCGCCCAGGCCGATCCGCAGTGGCTGGAGCTGATCAGCCTGGCCCGCGACTGGTTCGCCGGCCCGTTGGGGCAAATGATGCTCAAAGAAGAGCAACGCCTGCTCGAAGAGGAACTGGGGCGTTACTTCGGCGGTTACCTGGTGCATTACGGCCCCTGCGCCGAAGCACCGCCCAAGGCCCCGCAGGTGCAGCGTAACGTGCGCCTCGGCGCGCCGCTGCCCGGGGTCGAGATCGTCTGTGAAGAACAGGCCTGGCCACTGAGCGAACATGCCGCCGACGTCGTGGTGCTGCAACATGGCCTGGACTTCAGCCTGTCGCCCCATGGCCTGCTGCGCGAGGCCGCCAGCAGTGTGCGCCCGGGTGGTCATTTGCTGATCGTCGGCATCAACCCCTGGAGCAGTTGGGGCGTACGCCGGGTGTTCGCCCATGATGCCTTGCGCAAGGCGCGCTGCATTTCCCCGTCGCGGGTTGGCGACTGGCTCAACCTGCTGGGTTTCGCGCTGGAGAAACGCCGCTTCGGGTGCTATCGTCCGCCGCTCGCATCCCCCGCCTGGCAACAGCGCCTGGCCGGCTGGGAGCGGATCGCCGGTGGCTGGCAGAGTGCTGGTGGCGGTGTCTACCTGCTGGTGGCGCGCAAGATGGTGGTCGGCCTGCGGCCCCTGCGCCTGGAGCGCCGCGAGCCGATGGGCAAACTGCTGCCGCTGCCGATGGCCAAGGTCAACCGGCGCCATTCCGAACCCTGA
- a CDS encoding extracellular solute-binding protein — translation MMPMSRLRLKACALLLACLGGQALAAPQHALTLYDEAPKYPAGFKHFDYVNPDAPKGGTFRQAGFGGFDSLNPFINKGVSADDIGLIYDTLMTQSLDEPFTEYGLVAGKIEKAPDNSWVRFYLRPEARFHDGQPMQAEDVVFTFNTLIKHGAPLYRGYYADVAEVIAEDPQRVLFKFKHSNNRELPLILGQLPVLPKHFWENREFTKGNLEVPLGSGPYKVAEVKPGRSIRYERVKDYWGKDLAVNRGFYNFDEMTTDYYRDSAVTLEALKAGQFDYRLETAAKSWATAYDVPAVRQKRLILEELPNGNPTGMQGFVYNIRRPLFQDVRVREALSLLLDFEWTNKQLFNGAYTRTRSYFENSDMAATGLPDAAELKILEPLRGKIPDQVFTQPFANPVTDGSGMIREQQRKAYKLLQDAGWRIVDDKMVDAQGKPVSIEFLLAQTEFERILLPFKRNLADLGIDLVIRRVDVSQYINRLRSRDFDMIVGGYPQSNSPGNEQREFWQSAAADNPGSRNFIGLKDPAIDTLVEQLINADSRQSLIEHSRALDRVLQWGFYVIPNWHIKTWRVAYWNHIGHPKVSPKYDIGINTWWIKPDVEPVVPLNPAPEAQAAEGAK, via the coding sequence ATGATGCCAATGTCCCGCCTGCGCCTGAAGGCCTGCGCACTGCTGCTGGCCTGCCTCGGTGGCCAGGCACTGGCTGCACCGCAACACGCCCTGACCCTTTACGATGAAGCGCCGAAATACCCGGCAGGCTTCAAGCACTTCGACTACGTCAACCCCGACGCGCCCAAGGGCGGCACCTTCCGCCAGGCCGGCTTCGGCGGCTTCGACAGCCTCAACCCGTTCATCAACAAGGGTGTTTCCGCCGATGACATCGGCCTGATCTACGACACTCTGATGACCCAAAGCCTGGATGAGCCCTTCACCGAGTACGGCCTGGTCGCCGGCAAGATCGAGAAAGCTCCGGACAACAGCTGGGTACGCTTCTACCTGCGCCCCGAAGCACGTTTTCATGACGGCCAGCCGATGCAGGCTGAAGACGTGGTGTTCACCTTCAACACCCTGATCAAGCACGGCGCACCGCTGTACCGCGGTTACTACGCCGACGTCGCCGAAGTGATCGCCGAAGATCCGCAGCGGGTATTGTTCAAGTTCAAGCACAGCAACAACCGCGAGCTGCCGCTGATCCTCGGCCAGTTGCCGGTGTTGCCCAAGCACTTCTGGGAAAACCGTGAGTTCACCAAGGGCAACCTCGAAGTTCCCCTGGGCAGCGGCCCGTACAAGGTCGCCGAGGTCAAGCCGGGGCGTTCGATTCGCTACGAGCGGGTCAAGGACTACTGGGGCAAGGACCTGGCGGTCAATCGCGGCTTTTACAACTTCGACGAGATGACCACCGACTATTACCGCGACAGCGCCGTCACCCTCGAAGCGCTCAAGGCCGGCCAGTTCGACTACCGCCTGGAAACCGCCGCCAAGAGCTGGGCCACCGCCTACGACGTGCCAGCCGTACGGCAGAAACGCCTGATCCTCGAAGAGCTGCCCAACGGTAACCCGACCGGCATGCAGGGCTTCGTCTACAACATCCGCCGCCCGCTGTTCCAGGATGTGCGGGTACGTGAAGCGCTGAGCCTGCTGCTGGACTTCGAATGGACCAACAAGCAGCTGTTCAACGGTGCCTACACCCGCACCCGCAGCTACTTCGAGAACTCCGACATGGCCGCCACCGGCCTGCCCGACGCCGCCGAACTGAAAATTCTCGAACCGCTGCGCGGCAAGATCCCCGACCAGGTGTTCACCCAGCCCTTCGCCAACCCGGTCACCGATGGCAGCGGCATGATCCGCGAACAGCAGCGCAAAGCCTACAAGCTGCTGCAGGACGCCGGCTGGCGCATCGTCGACGACAAGATGGTCGACGCTCAGGGCAAGCCAGTGTCGATCGAGTTTCTCCTGGCCCAGACCGAGTTCGAACGCATCCTGCTGCCGTTCAAGCGCAACCTCGCCGACCTGGGCATCGACCTGGTGATTCGCCGGGTCGATGTTTCGCAGTACATCAACCGCCTGCGCTCGCGGGACTTCGACATGATCGTCGGCGGCTACCCGCAGTCCAACTCGCCGGGCAACGAGCAACGCGAGTTCTGGCAGAGTGCTGCTGCCGACAACCCCGGCAGCCGCAACTTCATCGGCCTTAAAGACCCGGCCATCGACACCCTGGTCGAGCAGTTGATCAATGCCGACTCGCGGCAAAGCCTGATCGAGCATTCGCGCGCCCTCGACCGGGTGCTGCAATGGGGCTTCTACGTGATCCCCAACTGGCACATCAAGACCTGGCGCGTGGCCTACTGGAACCACATCGGCCACCCCAAGGTGTCGCCCAAATACGACATCGGCATCAACACCTGGTGGATCAAGCCGGATGTCGAGCCGGTGGTACCGCTGAACCCGGCGCCCGAGGCGCAAGCGGCCGAAGGGGCGAAATAG
- the gloB gene encoding hydroxyacylglutathione hydrolase — MIQIDALPAFNDNYIWLLQDAANQRCAVVDPGDAAPVLAWLERHPGWQLSDILITHHHHDHVGGVEQLKSHTGATVYGPAHERIPGRDQALEDNVSVRVLGLDFQVIAVPGHTLGHIAYYCPQTTTPVLFCGDTLFAAGCGRLFEGTPEQMHHSLQRLAALPAATLVYCTHEYTLSNLRFAQAVEPENPHIAQRFADVNQLRAQDRITLPSTLALEKLTNPFLRTTETSVKEKLDERIDHLNPTPSAVFAGLRAWKDTF, encoded by the coding sequence ATGATACAGATCGATGCCCTGCCCGCTTTCAACGATAACTACATCTGGTTGTTGCAAGATGCTGCCAACCAGCGTTGCGCGGTGGTCGATCCAGGCGATGCCGCGCCGGTCCTGGCCTGGCTTGAGCGCCATCCCGGCTGGCAACTGAGCGACATCCTCATTACCCATCACCACCACGATCATGTCGGTGGCGTCGAGCAGCTCAAGTCGCACACCGGCGCGACCGTCTACGGCCCGGCCCACGAGCGCATCCCTGGCCGTGACCAGGCCCTGGAGGACAACGTCAGCGTGCGCGTTCTGGGCCTGGATTTCCAGGTTATCGCGGTGCCTGGACACACCCTGGGACACATTGCCTATTATTGCCCGCAAACAACCACCCCGGTGCTGTTCTGCGGCGACACCCTGTTCGCCGCCGGTTGCGGGCGCCTGTTCGAGGGCACGCCGGAGCAGATGCACCACTCCCTGCAGCGCCTGGCCGCGCTGCCCGCCGCCACCCTGGTGTATTGCACCCACGAATACACCCTGAGCAACCTGCGCTTCGCCCAGGCGGTGGAGCCTGAAAACCCGCACATTGCCCAACGCTTCGCCGACGTTAACCAGCTTAGGGCACAAGATCGCATCACGTTGCCATCAACCCTGGCCCTGGAAAAGCTCACCAACCCCTTTCTGCGGACCACCGAAACATCCGTTAAAGAAAAACTAGACGAACGGATTGACCACTTAAACCCTACGCCAAGTGCTGTTTTTGCTGGGTTGCGTGCTTGGAAAGATACGTTCTAA
- a CDS encoding Orn/Lys/Arg decarboxylase N-terminal domain-containing protein has product MYKDLKFPVLIVHRDIKADTVAGERVRAIAQELAQDGFTILPAVDYAEGRLVAATHHGLACMLIAAEGAGENTHLLQNMVELIRLARVRAPHLPIFALGEQVTLENAPADVMSELNQLRGILYLFEDTVPFLARQVARAAHSYLDGLLPPFFKALVQHTAQSNYSWHTPGHGGGVAYRKSPVGQAFHQFFGENTLRSDLSVSVPELGSLLDHTGPLAAAEARAAKNFGADHTFFVINGTSTANKIVWHSMVGRDDLVLVDRNCHKSVVHAIIMTGAIPLYLCPERNELGIIGPIPLSEFSQASIAAKIHANPLARGLPPRVKLAVVTNSTYDGLCYNAELIKQELGSSVEVLHFDEAWYAYAAFHEFFRGRYAMGTSRSADSPLVFSTHSTHKLLAAFSQASMIHVQDGGARQLDRDRFNEAFMMHISTSPQYSILASLDVSSAMMEGPAGRSLLQEMFDEALSFRRAMANLREHMAADDWWFSIWQPPLADGARRLATEDWLLQPQADWHGFADVSDDYVLLDPIKVTLVMPGLSAGGALSEHGIPAAVVSKFLWERGLVVEKTGLYTFLVLFSMGITKGKWSTLLTELLEFKRNYDANTRLLECLPCVAQLDPVRYQGLGLRDLCDQLHACYRSNATAKQLKRLFTRLPEVVMKPADAYDQMVRGEVEAVPIEQLLGRIAAVMLVPYPPGIALIMPGERFTEATRSIIDYLAFAAAFDSGFPGFVADVHGLQHETTAQGRVYTVDCIKA; this is encoded by the coding sequence ATGTACAAGGACCTCAAGTTCCCCGTCCTCATCGTGCATCGCGACATCAAGGCCGATACGGTCGCTGGCGAGCGTGTTCGCGCAATTGCCCAGGAGCTGGCCCAGGACGGCTTCACCATCCTGCCGGCCGTCGATTACGCCGAAGGCCGCCTGGTCGCCGCCACCCATCACGGCCTGGCGTGCATGCTGATTGCTGCCGAAGGCGCTGGGGAAAACACTCACCTTTTACAGAACATGGTCGAACTGATTCGCCTGGCCCGGGTGCGTGCACCGCACCTGCCGATCTTCGCTCTGGGCGAGCAGGTGACCCTGGAGAATGCCCCTGCCGATGTCATGAGCGAGCTGAACCAGCTGCGCGGCATTCTCTACCTGTTCGAAGACACCGTGCCGTTTCTCGCCCGCCAGGTGGCGCGGGCCGCGCACAGTTATCTGGATGGCTTGCTGCCGCCCTTTTTCAAGGCGCTGGTACAGCACACCGCGCAATCGAACTACTCATGGCACACCCCCGGCCATGGCGGTGGCGTGGCCTATCGCAAAAGCCCGGTCGGCCAGGCCTTTCACCAGTTCTTCGGCGAGAACACCCTGCGTTCGGACCTGTCGGTGTCGGTCCCTGAGCTGGGCTCGCTGCTCGATCACACCGGGCCGCTGGCGGCCGCCGAGGCGCGGGCGGCAAAGAATTTCGGTGCCGACCATACCTTTTTTGTGATCAATGGCACTTCCACCGCCAACAAGATTGTCTGGCACTCGATGGTCGGTCGAGATGACCTGGTGCTGGTCGACCGCAACTGCCACAAGTCGGTGGTCCACGCGATCATCATGACCGGGGCCATCCCTTTGTACCTGTGCCCGGAGCGCAACGAGCTGGGGATCATCGGGCCGATCCCGCTGAGCGAATTCAGCCAGGCCTCGATTGCCGCCAAGATCCACGCCAACCCCCTGGCCCGTGGCCTTCCGCCCAGGGTCAAGCTAGCGGTGGTGACCAACTCCACCTATGACGGCTTGTGCTACAACGCCGAGCTGATCAAGCAGGAACTGGGCAGCAGTGTCGAGGTGTTGCATTTTGATGAGGCCTGGTATGCCTACGCGGCGTTTCACGAGTTCTTCCGCGGGCGTTACGCCATGGGCACTTCGCGCAGTGCCGACAGCCCGCTGGTGTTCAGCACTCACTCGACCCACAAGCTGCTGGCTGCCTTCAGCCAGGCGTCGATGATCCATGTGCAGGACGGCGGCGCCCGCCAGCTGGACCGCGACCGCTTCAACGAAGCCTTCATGATGCATATTTCCACCTCGCCGCAGTACAGCATCCTCGCCTCGCTGGATGTCTCTTCGGCGATGATGGAAGGCCCGGCCGGGCGCTCCTTGCTGCAGGAAATGTTCGATGAGGCGCTGAGCTTTCGCCGGGCCATGGCCAACCTGCGTGAGCACATGGCCGCTGATGACTGGTGGTTCAGCATCTGGCAGCCGCCGCTGGCGGACGGTGCACGGCGGCTCGCCACCGAAGACTGGCTGTTGCAGCCCCAGGCCGACTGGCACGGTTTCGCTGATGTCAGTGACGATTACGTGCTGCTCGACCCGATCAAGGTCACCCTGGTGATGCCCGGGCTCAGTGCCGGCGGCGCCTTGAGCGAGCATGGCATCCCGGCCGCGGTGGTCAGCAAGTTTCTCTGGGAGCGCGGCCTGGTGGTGGAAAAGACCGGGCTCTACACCTTCCTGGTGTTGTTCTCGATGGGCATCACCAAGGGCAAATGGAGCACGCTGCTGACCGAGTTGCTTGAGTTCAAGCGCAACTACGATGCCAACACCCGCCTGCTCGAATGCCTGCCCTGCGTCGCCCAGCTTGATCCAGTGCGTTACCAGGGCCTGGGCCTGCGCGACCTGTGTGACCAGTTGCACGCCTGCTACCGCAGCAATGCCACGGCCAAGCAACTCAAGCGCCTGTTCACGCGTTTGCCGGAGGTAGTGATGAAACCTGCCGATGCCTATGACCAGATGGTGCGCGGGGAGGTCGAGGCGGTGCCGATCGAGCAGTTGCTCGGGCGCATCGCTGCGGTGATGCTGGTGCCCTATCCGCCGGGCATTGCGTTGATCATGCCGGGGGAGCGCTTTACCGAGGCGACCCGTTCGATCATCGACTACCTGGCCTTTGCTGCTGCCTTCGACAGCGGCTTTCCCGGTTTTGTCGCCGATGTCCATGGGTTGCAGCATGAAACCACAGCGCAGGGACGGGTCTATACCGTCGATTGCATCAAGGCCTGA